A region from the Candidatus Electrothrix scaldis genome encodes:
- a CDS encoding acetyltransferase: MKQPVIIAGGGGHAKVIYDILSSLSYSVLGYVAPMQSSLYAAIEYLGNDDAVFTYHSEHVLIANGVGSTGDQKLRTKVFNKFRQRGYRFVSLVHPSATVARGLQLGEGCQVMAGAVLQPGVCCEHNVLVNTRAGIDHDCFIGAHTHVAVGATLCGHVTLGKQVFVGAGSTIIQGVNVGMKSIVGAGSLVLESISHDEVVVGVPAQRIIK; the protein is encoded by the coding sequence GTGAAGCAGCCTGTTATTATTGCCGGAGGCGGGGGACACGCTAAGGTGATTTATGATATCCTGAGCAGTCTGTCATACAGCGTTTTGGGATATGTGGCCCCTATGCAATCGTCTCTGTATGCTGCAATAGAATATCTTGGCAATGATGATGCCGTATTTACTTATCATTCTGAACATGTCCTTATTGCCAATGGGGTTGGGAGTACAGGAGATCAGAAGTTGCGAACAAAAGTTTTTAACAAATTTAGGCAAAGGGGATATCGGTTTGTCTCGCTGGTGCATCCTTCAGCGACTGTTGCTCGCGGTCTGCAACTTGGAGAAGGATGTCAGGTCATGGCCGGGGCTGTCCTGCAACCGGGTGTTTGCTGCGAACACAATGTGCTTGTTAACACTCGCGCTGGCATCGATCATGATTGTTTTATAGGCGCGCATACTCATGTAGCGGTTGGAGCAACACTTTGCGGGCATGTAACGCTTGGTAAGCAAGTATTTGTTGGTGCTGGCAGTACTATTATTCAGGGCGTTAACGTGGGGATGAAAAGTATTGTGGGAGCAGGCTCGCTTGTTCTTGAAAGTATTTCTCATGACGAAGTCGTTGTTGGGGTTCCGGCTCAAAGGATTATAAAATGA
- the neuB gene encoding N-acetylneuraminate synthase has product MFDRKCPYIIAEAGVNHNGSPELALQLIDAALEAGADAVKFQTFKADNLVTALAEKAQYQKETTGKNESQLVMLRKLELSRETHFRLVERCREVGIDFMSTAFDFDSLDFLVQDIGLTVLKIPSGEITNAPFLLAHARTGRALILSTGMATLGEIEMALGVLAFGFIQENAHVTPSISAFQEAYYSREGQHILQKKVILLHCTTEYPAPPENINLKAMETMSRSFGLQVGYSDHSEGITVPIAATTLGACIIEKHFTLDKSLDGPDHKASLDPNELKTMVNALRSVEQIMGDGVKGPRPAEFGNRTVARKSIVATRNIRQGDIFTEENLTLKRPGTGLSPFRYWDVLGQKATRNYDKDEVVSM; this is encoded by the coding sequence GTGTTCGATAGAAAATGCCCCTATATTATTGCAGAGGCCGGAGTCAATCATAATGGCTCCCCTGAGCTGGCTTTACAGTTAATTGATGCGGCACTAGAGGCGGGTGCTGATGCCGTAAAGTTTCAGACTTTCAAAGCAGATAATCTGGTAACAGCTCTAGCGGAAAAAGCTCAGTACCAAAAAGAGACAACCGGAAAGAATGAATCGCAGCTGGTCATGTTACGTAAGCTTGAACTCTCCCGTGAAACTCATTTTCGTCTTGTTGAGCGTTGTCGTGAGGTGGGGATTGACTTCATGTCTACAGCCTTTGATTTTGATAGCCTTGATTTTCTTGTTCAGGATATTGGTCTGACTGTACTCAAAATACCATCTGGCGAGATCACCAATGCCCCTTTTTTGCTTGCCCACGCCCGAACTGGACGTGCCCTGATTTTGTCAACGGGTATGGCAACATTGGGGGAGATAGAAATGGCCTTGGGAGTCCTAGCGTTCGGCTTTATTCAGGAGAACGCCCATGTAACACCGTCGATTTCAGCATTTCAGGAAGCGTATTATTCGCGTGAAGGACAGCATATTTTACAAAAAAAAGTTATTCTTCTTCATTGCACTACGGAATACCCTGCTCCTCCAGAGAATATTAATCTCAAGGCGATGGAAACGATGTCCAGATCTTTTGGCCTGCAAGTCGGTTACTCTGATCATAGCGAAGGAATTACTGTACCTATTGCCGCAACTACGCTTGGTGCCTGCATCATTGAAAAGCATTTTACACTTGATAAATCTCTTGATGGGCCTGATCATAAGGCCTCGCTGGACCCGAATGAGCTTAAAACAATGGTGAACGCCCTCCGGTCGGTTGAACAAATAATGGGAGATGGAGTTAAGGGACCAAGACCTGCGGAATTTGGTAACCGAACAGTTGCACGAAAAAGTATTGTCGCAACTCGGAATATTCGGCAAGGTGATATTTTTACTGAAGAGAATCTCACGCTCAAACGCCCCGGTACCGGCTTGAGCCCTTTTCGTTATTGGGATGTCCTCGGTCAAAAAGCAACTCGAAATTACGATAAGGATGAGGTCGTCTCGATGTGA
- the neuC gene encoding UDP-N-acetylglucosamine 2-epimerase — MRRRVCVVSSGRADYGLLFWPMREIQKASELELQTVVTGMHLAGEYGMTVNRFADDGFPVSKRVEMLLSGDSPQATSKSLGLAIIGFADAFEQLQPDIILLLGDRFEIFAAAQAALIARIPVAHLFGGDTTEGAFDEAFRHSITKMSHLHFVSNKISGQRVAQLGENPENIYVVGSTGLDAIHKATILERKDFFAIIDFVPKRKNLLLTFHPVTLGNRSSEKDFFELLEALDELGDNYGLIFTRPNADTEGRVLNEMLNSFVESHSNAKAYNELGANYLSALKHVDAVVGNSSSGIYEVPSFGVATVNIGDRQKGRLQATSVINCSAEKKKIIQAIRRALREDFSGTTNPYGDGNASERIARVLSSLEEPEMLLQKHFFMTGVA; from the coding sequence ATGAGAAGACGTGTTTGTGTTGTTTCAAGTGGTCGAGCAGATTATGGATTGCTTTTCTGGCCTATGCGGGAGATTCAAAAAGCATCTGAGTTGGAATTACAAACCGTTGTCACCGGCATGCATCTTGCGGGGGAATACGGAATGACGGTTAATCGTTTTGCCGATGATGGGTTTCCGGTCAGTAAACGAGTTGAAATGCTCCTCTCTGGTGATTCTCCACAGGCGACCAGTAAGTCACTGGGCTTGGCTATTATTGGATTTGCTGATGCCTTTGAACAGTTACAGCCAGATATCATTTTGTTATTAGGTGATCGTTTTGAGATTTTTGCAGCAGCTCAGGCCGCCCTGATTGCCCGCATTCCTGTGGCCCATCTTTTTGGTGGCGACACTACGGAAGGTGCCTTTGACGAAGCCTTCAGGCACTCAATCACCAAGATGTCACATCTGCATTTTGTAAGTAATAAAATTTCTGGTCAACGAGTAGCTCAACTGGGTGAGAATCCTGAAAATATTTATGTGGTTGGTTCGACTGGACTGGATGCTATTCATAAGGCAACTATTCTTGAGAGAAAAGATTTTTTTGCTATTATAGACTTTGTTCCAAAAAGGAAGAACCTCTTACTGACTTTTCATCCTGTCACATTGGGAAACCGTTCGTCAGAAAAAGATTTTTTTGAACTTCTTGAGGCCTTGGATGAATTGGGTGACAACTACGGTCTGATTTTTACCCGACCAAATGCCGATACTGAGGGGAGAGTTTTGAATGAAATGCTGAACAGCTTTGTGGAGTCACATAGCAATGCAAAGGCTTATAACGAGCTCGGTGCAAATTATTTAAGTGCCTTGAAGCATGTTGATGCTGTTGTTGGTAATTCATCCAGCGGAATTTATGAGGTTCCATCGTTTGGGGTTGCAACGGTCAATATTGGGGACCGTCAGAAGGGAAGATTACAGGCCACATCAGTAATCAATTGCTCTGCCGAAAAAAAGAAAATTATTCAGGCTATACGACGCGCATTACGTGAGGATTTTTCAGGTACAACGAACCCCTACGGAGACGGTAACGCATCGGAGCGTATCGCCCGGGTTCTCTCGTCACTTGAAGAGCCTGAAATGCTATTGCAGAAACATTTTTTTATGACAGGAGTAGCTTAA
- a CDS encoding LegC family aminotransferase, whose protein sequence is MSNSSRLVQFVRDQYRTNDFIPLHAPVFSGHEQQYVAETISSTFVSSVGAYVERFERDIAVYTGSPKATATVNGTAALHMALLIAGVQAGDLVITQPLTFVATCNAIAYIGAEPVFVDVDRQTMGLSAGALEAWLNEHAEICQDGVSRTKVDSRVISACVPMHTFGHPVDLDGLITVCARWNLALVEDAAESLGSLYKNRHTGTFGLLGIFSFNGNKIITTGGGGMILSNEEVGLRAKHLTTTAKVSHAYEYVHDEIGYNYRMSNINAALGCAQLEMLDSFICAKRALAERYQEYFKDTSLQFVTEPPNCRSNYWLNAVICEDRKQRDVLLRESNEQGVMTRPIWELMSRLPLFAQCRKGPLDHAEWLRERVVNIPSSVLPERMA, encoded by the coding sequence ATGTCTAATAGCTCCAGGCTGGTACAGTTTGTACGTGATCAATATCGAACTAACGATTTCATACCGTTACATGCGCCGGTGTTTTCCGGGCATGAACAGCAGTATGTTGCAGAGACAATTTCATCGACCTTTGTCTCAAGTGTGGGGGCGTATGTAGAGCGTTTTGAGCGAGATATTGCCGTCTATACAGGCAGTCCTAAGGCAACTGCTACGGTTAACGGTACTGCTGCCCTGCATATGGCTTTGCTCATAGCCGGTGTTCAGGCAGGAGATTTGGTTATCACGCAGCCTTTGACTTTTGTCGCTACCTGTAATGCTATTGCTTATATTGGAGCAGAGCCTGTCTTTGTGGATGTTGATCGACAGACAATGGGTTTATCGGCAGGAGCCTTGGAAGCGTGGTTGAATGAGCATGCGGAAATTTGTCAAGATGGAGTGAGTAGGACCAAAGTAGATAGCAGAGTAATTAGTGCCTGCGTTCCTATGCATACTTTTGGACATCCTGTTGATCTTGATGGACTGATAACAGTTTGCGCAAGATGGAATTTGGCTTTAGTTGAAGATGCTGCCGAATCCCTAGGGAGTTTGTATAAAAATCGTCACACGGGCACCTTTGGCCTGCTTGGAATTTTTAGTTTTAACGGTAATAAAATTATAACCACCGGTGGTGGAGGAATGATTCTTTCCAACGAGGAAGTAGGACTTCGCGCTAAGCATCTGACAACTACGGCTAAAGTTTCTCATGCCTACGAGTATGTACATGATGAGATTGGCTATAATTATCGAATGTCTAATATTAATGCAGCGTTGGGGTGTGCTCAGTTGGAAATGCTTGATAGCTTTATTTGTGCAAAGCGTGCTCTTGCTGAGCGTTATCAGGAATACTTTAAAGATACTTCATTGCAGTTTGTTACTGAGCCACCGAATTGTCGCTCCAATTATTGGTTGAACGCAGTCATTTGTGAAGATCGCAAGCAACGTGATGTATTGCTGCGTGAAAGCAATGAGCAAGGAGTGATGACCCGCCCTATATGGGAACTCATGTCTCGTTTACCTCTGTTTGCTCAATGCCGAAAAGGTCCGCTTGACCATGCAGAATGGCTCAGAGAACGGGTTGTGAATATTCCGAGCAGTGTATTGCCGGAGCGCATGGCATGA
- a CDS encoding NAD-dependent 4,6-dehydratase LegB, which translates to MVNNEKVLITGADGFIGSHLTELLVQKGYTVKSLSQYNSFNNWGWLEDIDCQNQIEVLSGDIRDPHYCKYITQDIDIIFHLAALIAIPYSYVAPDSYVDTNIKGTLNICQGARENGVKRIIHTSTSEVYGTAQYVPIDEKHPLQPQSPYSATKIAADAMAMSFYNAFDLPVTIARPFNTYGPRQSARAVIPTIITQIASGKKRIKLGDVSPTRDFNYVLDTCRGFLALARCDEAIGQTVNIGSNFEISVGDTLNLIKECMNSDVEFIVDEQRVRPDKSEVMRLWCDNTKIRNLTGFEPKYSIKEGLQATIEWMIQPENLSRYKADIYNV; encoded by the coding sequence ATGGTAAACAATGAAAAAGTATTAATCACTGGTGCCGATGGGTTCATTGGCTCACACCTGACAGAGCTGCTTGTACAGAAAGGCTATACAGTAAAGTCGTTGTCTCAGTATAATTCTTTCAATAATTGGGGATGGCTCGAAGATATTGACTGTCAGAACCAGATTGAGGTGCTCAGTGGTGACATACGAGATCCCCATTACTGCAAATATATCACCCAAGATATTGATATTATTTTTCACCTTGCCGCCTTGATTGCCATTCCTTATTCTTATGTTGCTCCTGACAGTTATGTTGATACAAATATCAAGGGCACCTTGAATATTTGTCAGGGAGCAAGGGAAAATGGGGTCAAACGGATTATTCATACCTCTACCAGTGAAGTGTACGGTACGGCTCAATATGTTCCGATCGATGAGAAACATCCTCTTCAGCCCCAGTCTCCGTATAGTGCGACCAAGATTGCAGCTGATGCGATGGCAATGAGTTTCTACAACGCTTTTGACCTGCCGGTCACGATTGCGAGGCCATTCAATACCTACGGGCCACGGCAATCAGCTAGGGCTGTGATTCCTACCATAATAACTCAGATAGCAAGTGGAAAGAAACGAATCAAATTGGGTGATGTTAGCCCCACCCGTGACTTTAACTATGTACTTGACACCTGCCGTGGCTTTTTGGCCCTTGCTCGATGTGATGAGGCTATAGGGCAGACAGTGAACATAGGTTCTAATTTTGAAATTTCAGTGGGGGATACGCTCAATCTCATTAAAGAGTGTATGAACAGTGATGTTGAATTCATTGTTGATGAACAACGTGTCAGGCCAGATAAGTCTGAAGTAATGCGTTTGTGGTGTGATAATACGAAAATTCGCAATCTGACAGGATTTGAGCCGAAGTACAGCATCAAAGAAGGACTCCAAGCTACCATTGAATGGATGATTCAACCAGAAAATTTATCTCGATATAAAGCTGATATCTATAATGTCTAA
- a CDS encoding sulfotransferase, translating into MGNELKFDQPVIIVGFSHSGTRLFAELLYDVGVFQVGQSKTFEWNYIQQLNDKIWSKWYDLTGISVGRIKQQSLLICKQELLENLIGFGYKGKVWGFKDPRGTITLPAWLERFPKAKVVIVIRHPYDVIGTLGDNYSKFSPNKRRPQEEIRFWSELWVKSYSFMFDFLENNFSDSFSLVKYEELCSNPMHVIKQVVEKLHIEVSNYSSVNEMKIYPASKKYRKFLNDGHISWDGLRVIAGVTESLSGKCNYDLDIS; encoded by the coding sequence ATGGGTAATGAATTAAAGTTTGATCAACCTGTTATTATTGTTGGTTTTTCTCATTCAGGAACACGTTTGTTTGCAGAGTTACTATATGATGTGGGAGTGTTTCAGGTGGGGCAATCAAAGACTTTTGAGTGGAATTATATCCAACAGCTAAATGATAAAATTTGGAGTAAATGGTACGATTTAACCGGAATAAGTGTTGGAAGGATAAAGCAACAGTCTTTGTTAATTTGCAAGCAAGAATTATTAGAGAACCTTATTGGTTTTGGGTATAAGGGAAAAGTTTGGGGTTTTAAAGACCCTCGTGGAACGATTACGCTACCCGCTTGGCTGGAAAGGTTCCCAAAGGCAAAAGTGGTAATTGTTATACGCCATCCCTACGATGTGATTGGAACCCTAGGGGATAATTATTCAAAATTTTCACCGAACAAGCGAAGACCGCAAGAAGAAATTAGATTCTGGAGTGAGTTATGGGTAAAATCTTACAGTTTTATGTTTGATTTTTTGGAAAATAATTTTAGTGACTCTTTTTCTTTGGTGAAATATGAAGAACTTTGCTCTAATCCTATGCACGTAATCAAGCAGGTTGTTGAAAAATTACATATTGAAGTGAGCAATTACTCTTCAGTTAACGAAATGAAAATTTATCCAGCTTCAAAAAAATATAGGAAGTTCTTAAATGATGGGCATATTTCTTGGGATGGTTTACGTGTAATTGCTGGTGTTACCGAATCGTTGAGTGGTAAATGTAATTACGATTTGGATATATCGTAA
- a CDS encoding glycosyltransferase family 2 protein, giving the protein MDRIAVCIPAYNSANVITRCLTSVVAQDGGGRYTIRVIVSDDNSIDRTRSIVSSNFKEVELVTSSINRGLTENWSHAISYARGEIAILLHHDDWLLPGAFDFIRYFFRANPNAALVAVSANVESAYSQAPGTLLSWKKSGSYPASDWVKYLLSFRECPAPSHVFFNLNLITSPLYYDSSLNYCSELDLYIRLALHYPNAAFYLLDDVFVGRGSADERFSSGHQHLQLTDYVKVFSRYKGLLTDPEMVASNNLLVCAVRAKLLKLIELKMVRELKWCFAQNEFRRWFWRNRKEFFGIIKMLPRLGLKWVMN; this is encoded by the coding sequence ATGGATCGAATTGCAGTTTGTATACCCGCCTATAATTCGGCTAATGTAATAACGAGATGTCTAACTAGTGTAGTTGCTCAAGATGGGGGAGGTCGTTATACTATCCGGGTTATTGTGAGTGACGATAACTCGATAGATAGAACGCGATCTATTGTCTCTAGTAATTTTAAAGAAGTTGAGTTGGTTACGAGTAGTATCAATAGAGGACTCACCGAAAATTGGTCTCACGCCATTAGTTATGCCCGAGGAGAAATTGCGATCTTGTTGCATCACGATGATTGGTTGCTTCCAGGCGCTTTTGACTTCATAAGATATTTTTTTCGAGCTAACCCTAATGCAGCTTTGGTAGCAGTATCTGCTAATGTTGAATCAGCGTACTCGCAGGCTCCTGGAACTCTTTTGTCTTGGAAAAAAAGTGGTTCATACCCGGCTTCTGATTGGGTGAAGTACTTACTTAGTTTTCGAGAATGTCCAGCTCCTTCTCATGTTTTTTTTAATCTTAATCTAATCACCTCTCCTCTTTATTACGATAGTTCACTTAATTATTGCTCTGAGTTAGATTTATATATTCGTTTGGCTCTACATTATCCTAATGCAGCTTTTTACTTGTTGGACGATGTTTTCGTAGGGCGGGGAAGCGCTGATGAACGATTTTCTTCGGGGCATCAACATCTTCAGTTGACAGATTATGTAAAGGTTTTTTCTCGATACAAGGGGTTATTGACAGATCCAGAAATGGTTGCATCTAATAATTTGTTAGTTTGTGCTGTAAGGGCAAAATTATTAAAATTAATTGAATTAAAAATGGTGAGGGAGCTAAAGTGGTGTTTCGCACAGAATGAATTCAGGAGATGGTTCTGGAGAAATCGTAAAGAATTTTTTGGAATAATTAAAATGCTACCAAGATTAGGTTTGAAATGGGTAATGAATTAA
- a CDS encoding polysaccharide ABC transporter ATP-binding protein translates to MSSVIQIEDLWKEYRLGVIGHGTLREDMQSWWAKLCGKEDPNSQIVPMVAGQEKQVEGGQFWALRNINLELKKGEILGIIGRNGAGKSTLLKILSRVTVPTKGIIKIKGRIASLLEVGTGFHPELTGRENIFLNGCILGMSKLEIINKLDEIIEFSGVENFVDTPVKRYSSGMRVRLAFAVAAHLDPEILIIDEVLAVGDAQFQRKCLGKMKDVAGSGRTVLFVSHNLNSINSICNRCIYLNNGHVKASGEVNDIVSLYLKESLGPNELPCRSWDKNDRPGDKCVELQQVRFVNRFKSPIEYAKVTERIGVEFTYTIMSENQRILPIFHLYTSDGVKVLGSIPDESLLIRENFKLGCRTSVVWLPENFLNKNMYTVTAGLVTWLPFKIHCMLESVISLNVLDDVNSVTRPQSGNSLLGVIRPRLDWQF, encoded by the coding sequence ATGTCCTCTGTAATACAAATAGAAGATCTTTGGAAAGAATATCGCCTCGGCGTAATTGGTCACGGAACCCTACGGGAAGACATGCAATCTTGGTGGGCAAAGCTGTGCGGTAAAGAGGACCCTAATTCTCAAATAGTTCCTATGGTTGCAGGCCAAGAAAAACAGGTTGAGGGGGGACAGTTCTGGGCTTTACGAAACATAAATTTGGAACTAAAAAAAGGGGAAATTTTAGGGATTATTGGGAGAAACGGCGCTGGGAAATCAACACTTTTGAAAATACTTTCACGTGTAACTGTCCCTACAAAAGGAATAATAAAAATTAAAGGTAGGATAGCAAGCCTGTTAGAGGTGGGGACAGGTTTTCATCCAGAACTTACAGGTCGAGAGAATATTTTTCTTAATGGTTGTATCTTGGGTATGTCCAAGCTGGAAATCATAAATAAACTTGATGAGATTATCGAGTTCTCAGGAGTTGAAAATTTTGTTGATACGCCTGTTAAACGTTACTCTTCAGGTATGAGAGTTAGGTTGGCTTTTGCGGTAGCTGCACATTTGGATCCAGAGATACTTATCATCGATGAAGTATTGGCGGTTGGTGATGCACAATTTCAGAGGAAATGCTTGGGTAAGATGAAAGATGTGGCTGGAAGTGGTAGGACAGTGCTGTTTGTAAGTCACAACTTAAATTCCATTAATAGTATTTGTAACAGATGTATTTATTTAAATAATGGTCATGTTAAGGCCTCAGGAGAAGTTAATGATATTGTCAGCCTTTATCTTAAGGAAAGTTTAGGTCCAAATGAGCTACCTTGTAGGTCTTGGGATAAAAATGATCGGCCTGGCGATAAGTGTGTGGAGCTGCAACAAGTTAGATTTGTTAATCGATTTAAAAGTCCTATAGAGTATGCAAAAGTTACTGAGCGGATAGGAGTTGAATTTACTTACACAATTATGTCCGAAAATCAGCGAATACTCCCAATTTTTCACCTGTATACTTCAGATGGTGTGAAAGTGCTGGGTAGCATTCCTGACGAATCCTTACTCATTCGTGAAAATTTTAAGCTAGGGTGTCGAACTAGCGTTGTTTGGTTGCCAGAAAATTTTTTAAATAAGAATATGTACACTGTCACTGCTGGATTGGTGACTTGGCTTCCCTTCAAAATACACTGCATGCTGGAGAGTGTGATCTCTTTGAATGTATTAGATGATGTCAATTCTGTTACACGTCCTCAATCTGGAAATAGTTTATTGGGTGTGATTAGACCACGTCTTGATTGGCAATTCTAA
- a CDS encoding ABC transporter permease, with the protein MSNEEQWDLVIKPKTGWFDIHLGELWRYRDLISMFVKRDFVTAHKQTVLGPLWFLIQPLLTTLVYTVIFSKVARIPTDNIPPFLFYMAGNVGWSYFASCMVRTSNTFVGNAGVFGKVYFPRLAVPVSSVISGLLQYGIQFIFFLCFYFYFMVNGAPILPKWWIAVFPVLLLQMALLGIGMGILISSMTTKYKDLRFAMGFVTQLWMYATPIVYPLTLIPEWLLPWYVLNPMVSVVESFRYAFFGSGVIQWSYVGISWIVTLVILFAGILLFSRIEKTFMDTV; encoded by the coding sequence ATGAGTAACGAAGAACAATGGGATTTGGTGATTAAGCCTAAAACAGGGTGGTTTGATATCCATCTTGGGGAGCTTTGGCGTTACCGGGATCTGATTAGCATGTTTGTCAAACGAGATTTTGTCACGGCTCATAAACAAACAGTTCTCGGGCCACTGTGGTTTTTGATTCAACCATTGCTCACAACATTAGTATATACAGTTATTTTTAGTAAGGTCGCTAGAATTCCGACTGATAATATCCCTCCCTTTCTTTTTTATATGGCTGGTAATGTGGGATGGAGCTATTTTGCCAGCTGTATGGTGAGGACATCAAATACCTTTGTCGGTAATGCAGGAGTATTCGGTAAGGTATATTTTCCCCGGCTCGCTGTACCTGTATCGTCTGTTATCTCCGGTTTACTTCAGTATGGAATCCAATTTATTTTTTTTCTTTGTTTTTATTTTTATTTTATGGTTAACGGGGCTCCTATTTTGCCTAAATGGTGGATTGCAGTTTTTCCTGTTTTACTTCTTCAGATGGCTTTGCTCGGTATCGGTATGGGAATTCTGATTTCTTCAATGACAACTAAATATAAAGACCTGCGATTTGCTATGGGCTTTGTCACGCAGTTGTGGATGTATGCTACACCTATTGTATATCCTCTGACCTTGATTCCAGAATGGTTGCTACCTTGGTATGTTCTGAATCCTATGGTTTCAGTGGTTGAAAGTTTCAGGTATGCTTTTTTTGGTTCAGGGGTAATTCAGTGGAGTTACGTCGGTATAAGTTGGATTGTTACCCTGGTGATTTTGTTTGCAGGTATCCTTTTGTTTAGTCGTATTGAAAAAACTTTTATGGATACCGTATAA
- a CDS encoding Gfo/Idh/MocA family oxidoreductase, with the protein MKISVIGSGYWGKNLVRNFYALNALHSICDSNPDTLALFTKDYPDVASCLSFAEVINDPDVTGIAISTPAVTHATLAKEALLAGKDVYVEKPLCLSEKEGRELNAIAREKGRILMIGHLLWYHPLVLKLKELVDAGELGRIQYIYSNRLNLGKLRREENVLWSFAPHDISVILGLIGEMPTTVCAQGGNFLHQRIADTTVTLLDFPSGTRAHIFVSWLHPFKEQMLVVVGDKQMAVFNDTAPWEEKLQLYPHSVKWEGNIPVADRAEAVQVHVEQEEPLRAECAHFLDCIATRKQPRTDGEEGLRVLTVLNCCQESLEKGNASLIQVAGREAGFDIHETAQVDDNVQIGEGTKVWHFSHILSGSIIGESCSIGQNVVIGPDVRIGSGCKIQNNVSVYKGVELEDDVFCGPSMVFTNVFNPRSAVSRKKEFRKTLVHKGATIGANATIVCGVEIGESAFIGAGAVVTRDVPAFALMTGNPARQTGWMSRHGEKLGLPLQGEGEDICPHTGEKYVLKDGRVCIC; encoded by the coding sequence ATGAAAATTTCAGTTATTGGATCCGGCTATTGGGGAAAAAATCTGGTTCGTAATTTTTATGCCCTGAACGCCTTACACAGTATTTGCGATAGCAATCCTGATACCTTGGCCTTGTTTACAAAGGATTATCCTGATGTCGCGTCCTGCTTGTCCTTTGCTGAAGTCATTAATGATCCTGATGTGACCGGCATTGCCATCTCTACCCCGGCGGTGACTCATGCTACCCTGGCAAAAGAGGCCTTGCTTGCGGGCAAAGATGTTTATGTGGAAAAACCACTTTGTCTCTCGGAAAAAGAGGGCAGGGAGTTGAATGCAATCGCCAGGGAAAAGGGGCGGATTTTGATGATCGGCCATCTGCTCTGGTATCATCCCCTGGTTCTTAAATTGAAGGAGCTGGTCGATGCAGGCGAGCTGGGAAGGATTCAGTACATCTACTCCAACCGGCTCAATCTCGGGAAGCTTCGGCGGGAGGAAAATGTCCTCTGGTCCTTTGCTCCTCACGATATTTCCGTTATTTTAGGTCTCATCGGAGAAATGCCGACAACGGTCTGCGCCCAAGGAGGAAATTTCCTCCATCAGCGGATCGCCGACACCACGGTCACACTCCTGGATTTTCCTTCAGGGACTCGGGCCCATATCTTTGTCTCCTGGCTCCATCCCTTTAAGGAGCAGATGCTGGTAGTGGTTGGTGATAAGCAGATGGCGGTCTTTAATGATACTGCCCCGTGGGAAGAAAAATTACAGCTTTACCCGCATTCCGTAAAATGGGAAGGTAATATCCCGGTGGCCGACCGGGCAGAGGCTGTGCAGGTTCATGTTGAGCAGGAGGAACCCCTGCGGGCAGAATGTGCCCATTTTCTTGATTGCATAGCGACACGCAAGCAACCAAGGACGGACGGCGAAGAGGGGCTCAGAGTGTTGACGGTGTTGAATTGCTGCCAGGAGTCCCTGGAAAAAGGTAATGCCTCTCTTATTCAGGTTGCTGGCCGAGAGGCTGGTTTCGATATTCATGAAACTGCTCAGGTTGACGATAATGTTCAGATCGGAGAGGGAACAAAGGTGTGGCATTTTTCCCATATACTCTCCGGGAGCATTATTGGTGAATCATGTTCCATCGGGCAGAATGTCGTTATCGGGCCGGATGTACGGATTGGCTCAGGATGTAAGATCCAGAATAACGTTTCCGTCTATAAGGGGGTGGAACTGGAGGACGATGTTTTCTGTGGTCCTTCTATGGTGTTCACCAATGTGTTTAATCCGCGCTCTGCTGTTTCCAGGAAAAAAGAATTCAGAAAAACCCTTGTCCATAAGGGGGCAACCATTGGTGCCAATGCAACCATAGTCTGCGGAGTGGAAATCGGTGAGTCTGCCTTTATCGGCGCTGGGGCAGTAGTCACCCGTGATGTTCCGGCTTTCGCCTTGATGACCGGCAATCCTGCCCGGCAAACCGGGTGGATGAGCAGGCATGGGGAAAAGTTGGGCCTTCCCTTGCAGGGAGAAGGGGAGGATATTTGTCCGCATACGGGTGAGAAGTACGTGCTGAAAGATGGTAGGGTCTGTATTTGTTAA